A genomic window from Serinus canaria isolate serCan28SL12 chromosome 4A, serCan2020, whole genome shotgun sequence includes:
- the LOC103816357 gene encoding testis-specific serine/threonine-protein kinase 2-like, giving the protein MDAAVLKKKGYSLGDTLGEGSYGKVKAAYSHHLQCKVAIKIIDKKKISQNVLEKFLPREMEALMKLHHPAIIETYEIFETSSGKVYIVMELGEKGSLLNYLSSQGAMEESTARCKFLQLASAIQHCHDLDFAHRDLKCDNILLDNSLNFKLSDFGFSKPLSRDGNGKTILSSTFCGSLAYSAPELLEHIPCDPRISDMWSLGIILYAMLFASQPFDSSNVREMLQVQKQQKIPFLKSKNLSADCKNLIVQLLQPDVSQRLRIDEVLKHPWLQNPKLPRSLRSPSDPKSCGKKSPKKSRTENPIVRKCKEWRRKSDSLKDAFL; this is encoded by the coding sequence ATGGATGCTGCGGTGCTTAAAAAGAAGGGCTACAGCCTTGGTGACACTCTTGGAGAAGGCTCCTATGGCAAAGTGAAAGCTGCCTACAGCCACCACCTGCAATGCAAAGTGGCCATCAAGATCATCgacaagaagaaaatttctcaGAACGTCCTGGAAAAATTTCTCCCCAGGGAAATGGAGGCTTTGATGAAACTGCACCACCCCGCAATCATCGAAACCTATGAGATTTTTGAGACGTCCTCTGGGAAAGTGTACATTGTGAtggagctgggggagaaggggagcCTCCTGAACTACCTGAGCAGCCAGGGGGCCATGGAAGAGAGCACCGCTCGCTGCAAGTTCCTGCAGCTGGCTTCTGCCATCCAGCATTGCCATGACTTGGACTTTGCCCACAGGGACCTGAAATGTGACAACATTCTTCTCGATAATTCTCTTAACTTCAAGCTGTCAGACTTTGGCTTTTCAAAACCCCTGTCTCgagatggaaatggaaagaCCATCCTCAGCAGCACCTTCTGTGGGTCTCTTGCGTACTCGGCCCCCGAGCTGCTCGAGCACATTCCTTGTGACCCCAGGATTTCGGACATGTGGAGCCTGGGCATTATCCTGTATGCAATGCTTTTTGCTTCACAGCCATTTGACAGTTCCAACGTCAGGGAAATGCTCCAGGTTCAGAAACAACAGAAGATTCCCTTCCTGAAGTCAAAAAATCTCTCTGCAGACTGCAAGAACCTCAttgtccagctgctccagcctgatGTGTCCCAGAGGCTGCGCATAGATGAAGTTTTGAAACATCCCTGGCTGCAGAACCCAAAACTCCCGCGCAGCCTGCGATCCCCAAGCGACCCCAAATCCTGTGGcaagaaaagccccaaaaaaaGCAGGACGGAAAATCCCATTGTGCGTAAGTGTAAGGAATGGAGGAGGAAATCAGATTCTCTTAAGGATGCTTTCCTTTAA